The following are encoded together in the Populus trichocarpa isolate Nisqually-1 chromosome 5, P.trichocarpa_v4.1, whole genome shotgun sequence genome:
- the LOC7476863 gene encoding protein indeterminate-domain 12, with protein sequence MFPAAMSNSTSLSEEASVSSGTRVQEFGSLNPLASNFSPLQHQQQQQKIIKKKRSLPGNPDPDAEVIALSPKTLLATNRFVCEICNKGFQRDQNLQLHRRGHNLPWKLKQRNSKEIKKKAYVCPEPTCVHHHPSRALGDLTGIKKHYCRKHGEKKWKCEKCSKIYAVQSDWKAHSKTCGTREYRCDCGTLFSRKDSFVTHRAFCDALAEESARLSAHQLISTDPNAQALLLQNALQAHPISLFSAPNPTHQQQISLASPWDPPRHHNPSSNNHQNPVHIKPETHNHFQIPPLLQEPPPPALPSHKGLLASTFHSLSNAVTSSAASHHLSATALLQKAASVGAAQTSVGHSQMTQLDMGELGSAGQVHVNSASHVAQGPNYNLNSLATWQKSDRLTRDFLGLTGECEDHHGHAASNSNGSSGGVNASMNVREILTYTGGVGFHQQQYNERDHSLLKPHGGFGFAQPSASKTWGDC encoded by the exons ATGTTCCCTGCAGCCATGTCCAACTCAACTTCTTTGTCTGAAGAAGCTAGTGTCTCTTCTGGCACCAGAGTTCAAGAATTTGGTAGCTTAAATCCATTGGCTTCAAACTTCTCTCCTCTGCAGCATCAGCAACAGCAACAAAAGATcatcaagaagaagagaagCTTACCAGGAAACCCAG ACCCAGATGCTGAAGTGATAGCATTATCTCCAAAGACCTTATTGGCTACCAATAGATTTGTGTGTGAGATCTGCAACAAAGGGTTTCAGAGAGATCAGAATCTTCAGCTTCATAGGAGGGGCCATAACCTTCCCTGGAAGCTGAAGCAAAGAAAcagcaaagaaattaaaaagaaagcttATGTTTGCCCTGAGCCTACGTGTGTTCACCACCATCCTTCAAGGGCTCTGGGTGACCTTACAGGTATCAAGAAACACTATTGCAGGAAACATGGAGAGAAGAAATGGAAGTGTGAGAAATGCTCAAAGATCTATGCCGTTCAATCAGATTGGAAGGCTCACTCTAAAACCTGTGGAACAAGAGAGTATAGATGTGACTGTGGAACCCTTTTCTCCag GAAGGATAGCTTCGTAACCCACAGGGCATTCTGTGATGCATTAGCTGAAGAAAGTGCAAGACTCTCAGCTCACCAGCTAATCTCCACAGATCCAAATGCCCAAGCTCTCCTCCTTCAAAACGCACTTCAAGCACACCCCATTTCCCTCTTCTCCGCCCCTAACCCTACTCATCAACAGCAAATCTCCCTCGCTTCTCCTTGGGACCCGCCTCGCCATCACAACCCTAGTAGTAATAACCACCAAAACCCAGTTCACATCAAGCCTGAAACTCACAACCATTTTCAAATCCCTCCGCTTCTCCaagaaccaccaccaccagcatTGCCTAGCCACAAGGGTTTGTTAGCCTCAACCTTCCACAGCCTATCAAATGCCGTCACGTCATCAGCAGCATCACACCACTTGTCAGCCACTGCACTCCTTCAAAAGGCTGCAAGTGTGGGTGCCGCTCAGACCTCAGTGGGCCACAGCCAAATGACCCAGCTGGACATGGGCGAGTTGGGATCAGCGGGCCAGGTTCATGTCAACTCAGCGAGTCACGTCGCACAGGGTCCTAACTATAACCTTAACAGCCTTGCCACGTGGCAGAAGAGTGACCGCCTGACAAGGGACTTTCTGGGCCTGACCGGTGAATGTGAGGACCATCATGGCCATGCCGCGAGTAATTCAAATGGGAGTAGTGGGGGTGTTAACGCTAGCATGAATGTGAGGGAAATCCTAACGTACACAGGGGGTGTAGGGTTCCACCAGCAGCAATACAATGAGAGAGACCACTCACTGCTGAAGCCCCACGGTGGTTTTGGATTCGCTCAGCCTTCTGCCTCTAAAACGTGGGGTGATTGCTAG
- the LOC7454308 gene encoding lysine-specific demethylase JMJ31, with protein sequence MEESLQLQIQRFEKLPSPTEFASQIESKNVPAVFNGCIKDWKAFVKWNPANGGLDHLQERVGSSTVEAMLSKTAPVFYGDIRSHERVQLPFSTFIDFCKQSMRNTDSSGGSLLQSERHHDAVTDVDQESMLSGDVPQQIYLAQVPIMNSEDRERVQLEGLREDIQTPTFLETKELASINLWMNNAQSRSSTHYDPHHNVLCVVAGSKQVVLWPPSASPFLYPMPVYGEASNHSSIALENPDFSLYPRAKCSMDYSQKVILHAGDALFIPEGWFHQVDSDDLTIAVNFWWRSNIMSNMLEHMDAYYLRRILRRLMDKEMNQVLPKASHSTEKLKSTCELPSNGADHGCCDLNPACKKQGLQGKDLKLHELEPFSLQALHELVSVVHDRVNITDQSQCIQSTPPNDSKVSVKHECDKTLTSKLFFLEDDPVAKILWTFDPSTLQNVLLAMAHNFPRTLEALMLHLLSPVGAEVLTRKFDEVDQHTTEDDRNKFYQGFYGAFDDQFAAMDAILNGKELFALQAFKDSLDKFLGVNIDVPKPSIR encoded by the exons atgGAAGAGTCTTTACAATTACAAATCCAAAGATTCGAAAAGCTCCCTTCTCCCACAGAATTCGCGTCTCAAATCGAATCCAAAAACGTCCCCGCT GTTTTTAATGGATGCATTAAGGACTGGAAAGCTTTCGTCAAGTGGAATCCGGCTAATGGCGGCCTCGATCACTTGCAG gAACGGGTAGGATCATCTACTGTGGAAGCTATGCTATCTAAAACTGCACCTGTGTTTTATGGCGATATTAGAAGCCATGAAAGG GTTCAGTTACCGTTTTCCACGTTTATTGATTTTTGCAAGCAAAGTATGCGAAACACGGACAGTAGTGGTGGTTCTTTGTTGCAATCAGAAAGGCATCATGATGCTGTTACTGATGTAGATCAGGAAAGTATGCTTTCCGGTGATGTTCCTCAGCAAATTTATCTAGCACAG GTGCCGATAATGAATAGTGAGGATCGAGAGAGGGTTCAACTTGAAGGTCTTAGGGAAGACATTCAAACG CCTACTTTTTTGGAAACAAAAGAACTAGCTTCTATCAATTTGTGGATGAATAATGCTCAATCTAGATCAAGCACCCACTATGATCCACATCATAACGTGCTATGTGTAGTTGCTGGCAGCAAACAAG TTGTCTTATGGCCGCCCTCTGCAAGTCCATTTTTATACCCAATGCCTGTATATGGGGAGGCATCAAACCACAG TTCTATTGCTCTGGAAAACCCTGACTTCTCATTGTATCCGAGAGCAAAATGCTCCATGGACTACTCTCAGAAGGTTATTCTTCATGCAGGTGATGCCCTTTTCATTCCTGAAGGCTG GTTCCACCAAGTAGACAGTGATGATTTGACCATTGCTGTGAACTTTTGGTGGCGGTCCAACATAATGTCTAACATGTTAGAACACATGGATGCTTATTATTTGCGAAGAATATTAAGAAG ATTGATGGACAAAGAAATG AACCAAGTACTCCCCAAGGCTTCTCACAGCACAGAGAAACTGAAGAGTACATGTGAGCTGCCCAGTAATGGAGCAG ATCATGGTTGTTGTGACTTGAACCCGGCATGCAAGAAACAGGGTTTACAAGGGAAGGACCTTAAGTTGCATGAATTGGAACCGTTTTCTCTCCAGGCCCTTCATGAACTTGTTTCTGTAGTTCATGACCGTGTTAACATCACCGACCAAAGTCAATGCATTCAATCAACTCCACCAAATGATTCTAAAGTCAGTGTGAAACATGAATGCGATAAAACTTTgacaagtaaattatttttcctagaGGATGATCCAGTTGCTAAAATTCTTTGGACCTTTGATCCAAGCACTCTTCAGAATGTCCTCCTTGCCATGGCG CACAATTTTCCAAGAACCCTGGAGGCTCTGATGCTGCACTTGCTTTCACCAGTAGGAGCAGAGGTACTTACAAGGAAGTTTGATGAGGTTGATCAACATACAACAGAAGATGATCG gaaCAAATTCTACCAAGGCTTTTATGGTGCATTTGATGACCAATTTGCTGCAATGGATGCAATCCTTAATGGAAAGGAATTGTTTGCTCTCCAg GCATTCAAAGATTCTCTGGATAAATTCTTGGGAGTGAACATTGACGTTCCCAAACCATCAATTAGATGA